In a single window of the Niabella ginsenosidivorans genome:
- a CDS encoding exonuclease/endonuclease/phosphatase family protein has translation MKYTAYTLLLLTSLWACKKETVPGNPSPEDTTQLKNYNKNLTIVNWNMEWFGDASAFKGDLNEQAANAGLILNYLKADLYGLCEVVDTARFGNMIRQYLGNEFRYLISPYPKIDQKLAIVYNRNIFRNVSARPFMAVSATAAVSFANGRFPFLFMADAVVNGTRKRVYLILLHAKSGTTVEAYTHRLDGSAELKDSLDHYWSDQDGMILGDYNDHFNNSILEGRISPYKNFTDDTLSYLPVTLPLNSPGHQSTIGYPNSVIDQQIVTGNMKQWYMSNSVQIRTDVQLIVPRYTTNNTSDHYPVSSVFRVTD, from the coding sequence ATGAAATACACTGCATACACCTTATTGCTGTTAACCAGCTTGTGGGCCTGTAAAAAAGAAACCGTTCCGGGCAACCCTTCTCCTGAAGATACCACACAATTAAAGAACTATAATAAAAACCTTACCATCGTAAACTGGAATATGGAATGGTTTGGAGATGCTTCGGCCTTTAAAGGAGACCTTAATGAACAGGCTGCAAATGCCGGGCTGATCCTGAACTACCTGAAAGCAGATTTGTATGGTTTGTGTGAAGTGGTGGACACGGCCCGCTTTGGCAATATGATCCGGCAATACCTGGGAAATGAGTTCAGGTACCTGATAAGCCCTTACCCAAAAATTGATCAGAAGCTTGCGATTGTTTATAACCGGAATATTTTCAGGAATGTAAGCGCACGGCCCTTTATGGCGGTGAGCGCTACAGCCGCGGTAAGTTTTGCAAATGGCCGGTTCCCTTTTTTATTTATGGCGGATGCCGTTGTTAACGGCACAAGGAAACGGGTATACCTTATTCTGCTGCACGCAAAATCCGGAACAACGGTTGAAGCTTACACGCACCGGCTTGATGGTTCAGCAGAACTGAAAGATAGCCTGGATCATTACTGGAGTGATCAGGATGGTATGATACTTGGCGATTATAATGACCATTTTAATAACAGCATCCTGGAAGGCAGGATATCACCTTATAAAAACTTTACGGATGATACCTTAAGCTATTTACCGGTAACCTTACCGCTTAACAGTCCGGGGCACCAGTCTACTATTGGGTATCCCAATTCCGTTATTGATCAGCAGATTGTTACCGGTAATATGAAGCAATGGTATATGAGCAACTCTGTTCAGATAAGAACCGATGTGCAGCTTATAGTGCCCCGTTATACAACAAATAATACTTCAGATCATTACCCTGTGTCTTCTGTTTTCCGGGTTACTGATTAA
- a CDS encoding DUF2490 domain-containing protein, with product MLIRILVLALLFYLPFKAYCQTRYEQTGWAAWFNNTKLNAKWGLYFDVQMRTYDNWTRIRNLLLRPGINYYIRPNQTATAGYLYTPTFPAPTAANGKTLTEHRIWEQYTISHPVRNGSLSHRFRLEQRFIGRTNETLFAQRFRYFFRDIQPLIPTPNGFKKGPFIALQNELFFNIQNKIKVNGSVFDQNRAYIAAGFRASSKLDIEAGYLNQMIKGADNNTMNNIIQIAVYTRF from the coding sequence ATGCTGATCCGGATACTCGTTTTAGCCCTGCTGTTCTATCTGCCCTTTAAGGCTTATTGCCAGACACGTTATGAGCAAACCGGCTGGGCAGCCTGGTTTAATAACACAAAACTAAATGCCAAATGGGGATTGTATTTTGATGTACAGATGCGTACTTACGATAACTGGACCCGGATACGCAATCTGTTGCTGAGACCGGGGATCAACTATTACATCAGGCCCAACCAAACAGCCACAGCAGGGTATCTGTATACACCCACTTTTCCTGCTCCAACAGCAGCTAACGGCAAAACGCTGACAGAGCACCGCATCTGGGAGCAGTATACGATCAGCCATCCTGTGCGGAACGGCTCCCTGAGCCATCGTTTCCGGCTGGAGCAACGCTTCATAGGGCGTACCAACGAAACACTCTTTGCGCAGCGCTTCCGTTATTTTTTCCGCGATATACAGCCATTGATACCAACTCCCAATGGTTTTAAAAAGGGCCCCTTCATTGCCTTACAAAATGAACTCTTTTTTAATATCCAGAATAAAATTAAGGTCAATGGATCCGTCTTTGATCAGAACCGTGCATATATAGCCGCCGGATTCCGTGCCAGTTCCAAACTGGATATAGAAGCTGGTTACCTGAACCAAATGATCAAAGGAGCTGACAATAACACAATGAACAATATTATACAGATAGCAGTCTACACGCGGTTTTAA
- a CDS encoding YggS family pyridoxal phosphate-dependent enzyme codes for MSVNEKNYKAILEKTAAAHATLVAVSKTKPASDIQMLYDLGQRAFGENYVQELVEKEAVLPKDIHWHFIGHLQSNKVKYIAPFVHLIHGVDSFKLLTEIDKQAAKHHRIINCLLQVHIAKETTKFGFDKEEVFELMNTIGKYRQLQALQHINICGLMGMASFTDDTALVQREFEYLSRLFIRLQTENPCFRILSMGMSGDYELALEQGSTMVRVGSLLFGARA; via the coding sequence ATGTCTGTAAATGAAAAGAATTATAAAGCAATACTGGAAAAAACGGCTGCTGCACATGCTACATTGGTTGCCGTTTCCAAAACAAAACCTGCAAGTGATATTCAAATGCTGTATGACCTGGGCCAGCGTGCTTTTGGAGAGAATTATGTACAGGAGCTGGTAGAGAAGGAGGCCGTTTTACCAAAAGATATCCACTGGCATTTTATCGGACACCTGCAGTCCAATAAAGTAAAATATATAGCCCCTTTTGTACATCTGATCCACGGGGTGGATAGCTTTAAGCTGCTGACCGAGATTGATAAGCAGGCAGCCAAACATCACCGGATCATCAATTGCCTGTTACAGGTTCATATAGCAAAGGAAACGACCAAGTTCGGATTTGATAAGGAAGAGGTTTTTGAGCTGATGAATACAATTGGTAAATACAGGCAGTTGCAGGCATTACAGCATATAAATATTTGCGGCCTGATGGGTATGGCCTCTTTTACGGATGATACGGCTCTGGTTCAACGGGAGTTTGAATATTTGAGCAGGCTCTTTATCCGGCTTCAAACTGAAAATCCCTGTTTCCGGATCCTGTCAATGGGCATGAGCGGCGATTATGAGCTGGCACTTGAACAGGGCAGCACTATGGTGCGGGTAGGAAGCCTGCTGTTTGGTGCGAGAGCTTAA
- a CDS encoding glycoside hydrolase family 27 protein, translating to MKQLVILWLLLSAFMNAGAQGNDLTEQQGAHTPMMGWSSWNQFHVGISEKIIKAQADALVASGMKAAGYRFINIDDGFFGGRDKDGNLLFNSKRFPAGMAAIARYIHSKGLSAGIYSDAGINTCGSYWDHDSISIGMGLYGHEKADLHRLLKEWGFDFIKVDWCGGDWLGLDEQTRYTEIGRLIQEIKPGALYNVCRWKFPGKWVVHIANSWRVSADISASFESILKIIDLNADLWPYSGPGHVNDMDMLQVGRGMSFEEDKAHFSMWCMLNSPLLAGNDLTRMSKETRSILTNREMIAINQDPLVYQARRLADYGDQEVWARPLKHTMSGEIAIALLNRSATKKNISFNMDDLSIDSKKGYTLHNIWEQKDIAITRQAVQSFEVPGHGVIVLIAKGVSLPYNVFQYATGKQPQ from the coding sequence ATGAAACAACTGGTTATTCTCTGGCTGCTGCTGTCAGCCTTTATGAATGCAGGCGCACAGGGCAATGACCTAACTGAGCAACAGGGTGCTCATACGCCCATGATGGGGTGGTCCAGTTGGAACCAGTTTCATGTGGGGATTAGTGAAAAGATCATTAAAGCGCAGGCTGATGCGTTGGTTGCCAGTGGCATGAAGGCTGCCGGTTACCGGTTTATAAATATTGATGACGGTTTTTTTGGCGGCAGGGATAAAGATGGGAATTTATTGTTTAACAGTAAACGATTTCCTGCCGGTATGGCTGCTATAGCACGTTATATTCATTCAAAGGGGCTAAGTGCCGGTATTTACAGTGATGCGGGGATCAATACCTGCGGTTCTTACTGGGATCATGACAGCATAAGTATTGGCATGGGTTTATATGGCCATGAAAAAGCGGATCTGCACCGGCTCTTAAAGGAATGGGGATTTGATTTTATAAAAGTAGACTGGTGCGGGGGCGACTGGCTGGGGCTGGATGAACAGACGCGGTATACTGAAATCGGGCGGCTCATACAGGAAATAAAACCCGGAGCCCTGTATAATGTATGTCGTTGGAAATTCCCAGGCAAATGGGTGGTGCATATTGCTAACTCATGGCGCGTTTCGGCAGATATCAGCGCCTCGTTTGAATCGATCCTGAAGATCATTGACCTGAATGCAGATCTGTGGCCGTACTCCGGCCCCGGGCACGTAAATGACATGGATATGCTGCAGGTAGGAAGAGGGATGAGCTTTGAAGAAGATAAAGCTCACTTTTCTATGTGGTGTATGCTCAACTCCCCGTTGCTGGCAGGCAACGATCTTACCCGTATGAGCAAAGAAACCCGCTCAATCCTTACCAACAGGGAAATGATCGCCATTAACCAGGATCCCCTGGTATACCAGGCAAGACGCCTGGCTGATTATGGTGACCAGGAAGTATGGGCAAGACCGCTGAAGCATACGATGAGCGGTGAAATTGCAATAGCGCTCCTGAACCGGTCTGCAACAAAAAAGAATATTTCTTTTAACATGGATGATTTAAGCATCGATAGTAAAAAAGGCTATACCCTGCATAATATATGGGAGCAAAAAGATATAGCAATAACCCGGCAGGCCGTACAATCTTTTGAAGTGCCCGGCCACGGGGTTATTGTGCTTATAGCAAAAGGTGTATCGTTGCCCTACAATGTATTCCAGTATGCCACTGGGAAACAGCCGCAGTAA